One Chryseobacterium sp. StRB126 genomic region harbors:
- the thiC gene encoding phosphomethylpyrimidine synthase ThiC produces the protein MAHSITCSPFPNSKKIYVEGKIHPINVAMREIQLSPTKLTNGNFEENAPVTIYDTSGPYTDENATIDIQKGLPRIREQWILDREDVVILEGITSEYGKARLADPKLDALRFSYDHKPKVAQEGKELTQLYYAKQGIITPEMEYIAIRENQRIEQLQSVPKEMACQHVGNSFGANTPKSKITPEFVRDEIAAGRAIIPNNINHPESEPMIIGRNFLVKINANIGNSAVSSSIDEEVEKAVWACRWGADTIMDLSTGKNIHETREWIIRNSPVPIGTVPIYQALEKVKGVPEDLTWEVFKDTLIEQAEQGVSYFTIHAGVLLRYIHLTANRVTGIVSRGGSIMAKWCLYHHKENFLYTHFEEICEIMKKYDVAFSLGDGLRPGSIADANDAAQFAELETLGELTKIAWKHNVQVMIEGPGHVPMHMIKENMEKQLEVCDEAPFYTLGPLTTDIAPGYDHITSGIGAAMIGWFGCAMLCYVTPKEHLGLPNKDDVKVGVITYKLAAHAADLAKGHPGAQYRDNALSKARFEFRWEDQFNLSLDPDTARAYHDETLPADGAKIAHFCSMCGPKFCSMKITQEIRESAEQGMFDKSQEFIEKGKEIYI, from the coding sequence ATGGCTCATTCAATTACATGTTCGCCATTTCCGAACTCAAAGAAAATCTATGTTGAAGGAAAAATTCATCCTATCAATGTAGCAATGCGTGAAATACAACTTAGCCCTACCAAGCTGACAAACGGAAATTTTGAAGAAAATGCTCCGGTAACAATCTATGACACATCGGGGCCTTATACCGATGAAAATGCAACAATCGATATTCAAAAGGGGCTTCCAAGGATAAGAGAACAATGGATTCTGGACAGAGAAGATGTTGTAATTCTGGAGGGAATCACCTCAGAATATGGAAAAGCCCGGCTGGCAGATCCTAAACTTGATGCATTACGTTTTTCCTACGATCATAAACCGAAAGTTGCTCAGGAAGGAAAGGAGCTGACTCAGCTTTATTATGCAAAACAAGGCATCATTACTCCTGAAATGGAATATATTGCTATCAGAGAAAACCAAAGAATAGAACAATTGCAGTCGGTCCCAAAAGAAATGGCCTGCCAGCATGTTGGAAACAGTTTTGGTGCCAATACCCCGAAAAGCAAGATCACTCCGGAGTTTGTAAGAGATGAAATTGCTGCAGGAAGGGCTATTATTCCGAATAACATCAATCACCCTGAAAGTGAACCGATGATTATCGGACGAAACTTCTTGGTGAAAATCAATGCGAATATCGGGAACAGTGCTGTTTCATCAAGTATAGATGAAGAAGTGGAAAAGGCTGTTTGGGCTTGCCGATGGGGAGCCGATACAATTATGGACCTTTCCACAGGAAAAAATATCCATGAAACGAGAGAGTGGATCATCAGAAACAGCCCGGTTCCCATTGGTACAGTTCCAATTTATCAGGCGCTGGAAAAAGTAAAAGGAGTACCGGAAGATTTAACGTGGGAGGTTTTTAAAGATACTTTGATTGAACAGGCAGAACAGGGAGTATCTTATTTCACTATTCATGCCGGAGTTCTACTAAGGTACATTCACCTTACAGCCAATAGAGTAACAGGAATTGTTTCCAGAGGAGGCTCTATTATGGCAAAATGGTGTCTTTATCATCATAAAGAAAACTTTTTATATACTCATTTTGAGGAGATTTGTGAGATCATGAAGAAGTATGATGTGGCTTTCTCTCTGGGAGATGGTCTTCGTCCGGGCTCTATTGCTGATGCCAATGATGCCGCTCAGTTTGCAGAGCTGGAAACCTTGGGTGAACTGACAAAAATTGCATGGAAGCACAATGTACAGGTGATGATTGAAGGTCCGGGGCATGTTCCAATGCATATGATCAAAGAAAACATGGAGAAACAATTGGAAGTATGTGACGAAGCACCTTTCTATACCTTGGGGCCTTTAACCACAGATATTGCACCCGGTTATGATCATATTACATCAGGAATCGGAGCGGCTATGATCGGTTGGTTCGGATGTGCCATGCTTTGTTATGTGACCCCGAAAGAACATCTAGGCCTTCCGAACAAAGACGATGTGAAAGTAGGAGTAATTACTTATAAATTAGCTGCCCATGCCGCAGATTTAGCAAAAGGACATCCGGGAGCACAATACCGAGATAATGCGTTAAGTAAAGCAAGATTTGAATTCAGATGGGAAGACCAGTTCAATCTTTCATTAGATCCGGATACGGCAAGAGCTTATCATGATGAGACACTTCCAGCTGACGGAGCTAAAATCGCTCACTTCTGTTCTATGTGCGGACCAAAATTCTGCTCGATGAAGATTACCCAGGAAATCCGTGAATCTGCGGAACAGGGAATGTTTGATAAGTCGCAGGAGTTTATTGAAAAAGGAAAGGAAATTTATATATGA
- the thiS gene encoding sulfur carrier protein ThiS, whose protein sequence is MELIINHTRKTFDILPDNLEALLAMELPGKKKGIAVALNNRIIPLSAWAETSLNNLDSILIITATQGG, encoded by the coding sequence ATGGAACTTATAATCAACCACACCCGAAAAACATTTGATATACTTCCCGATAATCTGGAAGCATTATTGGCTATGGAGCTGCCCGGGAAAAAGAAAGGTATTGCCGTAGCACTCAACAATCGTATTATTCCGCTGTCTGCCTGGGCGGAAACCTCCCTTAACAATCTGGATTCAATTTTAATCATTACTGCCACTCAGGGCGGATAA
- a CDS encoding RluA family pseudouridine synthase, whose translation MKEQIVYEDNHLLVVNKKVGQLVQGDKTGDESLLESIKNFIKIRDAKPGNVFLGLVHRIDRPTSGLVIYAKTSKALSRLTQMVKNREVKKTYWAVVGKELIPQSQRLVHYLKKNEKNNKAIVFPKATEGAKEAILTYNIIKTLDNYLLLEIDLETGRHHQIRAQLSKTGIPIKGDLKYGSPRSNPDGGINLHARKLEFIHPVTKEKIEIIAPVPQNDAVWRACEE comes from the coding sequence ATGAAGGAGCAGATTGTATATGAAGACAACCATCTTCTGGTAGTGAATAAAAAAGTCGGTCAGCTTGTACAGGGCGATAAGACCGGTGATGAATCACTATTGGAATCTATTAAAAATTTTATAAAAATAAGAGATGCTAAGCCGGGAAATGTTTTTCTCGGCTTGGTTCATCGTATAGACCGTCCCACTTCAGGGCTGGTTATTTATGCTAAAACCTCAAAAGCACTTTCCCGTCTTACTCAGATGGTGAAAAACCGTGAGGTTAAAAAGACCTATTGGGCGGTAGTTGGGAAAGAATTAATTCCACAAAGTCAAAGGCTGGTTCATTATTTAAAGAAAAACGAAAAGAACAACAAGGCGATTGTTTTTCCAAAAGCTACAGAAGGCGCTAAGGAAGCTATTTTAACTTATAATATTATCAAAACTTTAGATAATTATCTGCTTCTTGAAATAGATCTTGAAACCGGAAGACATCACCAAATCAGAGCTCAGTTATCTAAAACTGGGATTCCGATCAAAGGAGATTTAAAATACGGTTCTCCACGTTCCAATCCGGATGGTGGAATTAATCTCCATGCCAGAAAACTGGAATTCATTCATCCTGTGACTAAAGAAAAAATTGAAATTATAGCTCCTGTTCCACAAAACGATGCTGTTTGGAGAGCCTGTGAAGAATAA
- the panB gene encoding 3-methyl-2-oxobutanoate hydroxymethyltransferase, which yields MSVHSEIKKVTTETLRKMKFDKEKITMLTAYDFTTAKMVDAGGVDAILIGDSAANVMAGFETTLPITLDQMIYHAQSVVRGTDRALVVADLPFGTYQSNPEKALESAVRMMKEGGAHAVKIEGGKEISKSIKKIINAGIPVMGHLGLTPQSIYKFGTYKVRAKEEAEAEKLIADAQLLEELGCFSVVLEKIPAELAKKVTESISIPTIGIGAGADCDGQVLVYHDMVGMNKGFSPKFLRRYLDLYTEITGAVSQYVKDVKNVDFPNQNESY from the coding sequence ATGTCTGTTCACTCTGAAATTAAAAAAGTTACGACTGAAACCTTGCGTAAAATGAAATTCGACAAGGAAAAAATAACAATGCTTACTGCTTATGATTTTACCACGGCAAAGATGGTAGATGCCGGTGGAGTAGATGCTATTTTGATTGGCGACTCTGCAGCCAATGTAATGGCAGGTTTTGAAACGACATTACCTATTACATTAGACCAAATGATCTATCATGCTCAAAGCGTGGTAAGAGGAACTGACAGAGCTTTAGTGGTGGCAGATTTGCCATTCGGAACGTATCAGAGTAATCCTGAAAAAGCATTAGAGTCTGCAGTAAGAATGATGAAAGAAGGAGGTGCTCATGCTGTGAAAATTGAAGGGGGAAAAGAGATTTCGAAATCTATTAAAAAAATCATCAATGCTGGGATTCCTGTAATGGGGCACTTGGGATTAACGCCACAGTCGATTTATAAATTCGGAACTTATAAAGTAAGAGCAAAAGAAGAGGCAGAAGCTGAAAAACTGATTGCTGATGCGCAACTTTTAGAAGAATTAGGATGTTTCTCTGTAGTGTTGGAAAAAATTCCTGCCGAATTAGCTAAAAAAGTTACTGAGAGTATTTCTATTCCTACCATCGGAATTGGAGCAGGAGCAGATTGTGATGGTCAGGTTTTGGTGTACCACGATATGGTAGGAATGAACAAAGGTTTCAGTCCGAAGTTCCTGAGAAGATACCTTGATCTTTACACAGAAATCACAGGTGCAGTTTCTCAATATGTAAAAGATGTAAAAAATGTTGACTTCCCTAACCAAAACGAAAGTTATTAA
- a CDS encoding Crp/Fnr family transcriptional regulator: protein MPQEQQIAIEERFARVFNDKSFKERLSSADFEKYINGKKRLSFQKHDTIFEDGETPKGVFVLEKGAAKLSKSGAFGKDQILRFIKEGDIIGYRSLLCGENFQAKAEAMTDIECVFLPADIFMYLLEVDPQLSFVMLQKISYELGESSNTITFLAQKTVRERLAEILLLLEQKLGVDPEGFIKISLTREEIANIIGTATESAIRLISEFKQDNLIEVDGRNIKILNHDKLMKLGHVVL from the coding sequence ATGCCGCAGGAACAACAGATAGCAATTGAAGAGAGGTTCGCCAGAGTTTTTAATGATAAATCATTTAAGGAAAGACTTTCTAGCGCAGATTTTGAAAAATATATTAACGGTAAAAAAAGATTGAGTTTTCAGAAACACGATACTATTTTCGAAGATGGGGAAACACCAAAAGGTGTGTTCGTACTTGAAAAAGGAGCCGCTAAATTATCAAAATCGGGAGCATTTGGGAAAGATCAGATTTTAAGATTTATCAAAGAAGGGGATATCATCGGCTATCGTTCTTTGCTTTGCGGGGAAAACTTCCAAGCCAAAGCAGAAGCTATGACAGACATTGAATGTGTTTTCTTACCAGCAGATATCTTTATGTATCTTCTGGAGGTAGATCCACAGTTGTCTTTTGTAATGCTTCAAAAAATTTCTTACGAATTAGGAGAATCATCCAATACCATAACGTTCCTTGCCCAGAAAACGGTAAGAGAAAGGCTGGCTGAAATATTGCTGCTTTTGGAACAAAAATTAGGGGTAGATCCGGAAGGCTTCATCAAAATCTCCTTAACCAGGGAAGAAATTGCCAACATCATTGGTACTGCTACTGAAAGTGCCATCCGTCTGATCTCAGAATTCAAACAGGATAACCTGATAGAAGTTGACGGGCGAAACATCAAGATTCTAAATCACGATAAACTCATGAAACTCGGTCACGTAGTTTTATAA
- a CDS encoding heavy metal translocating P-type ATPase, with protein MSENCFHCGQGIEKERILFDEKTFCCNGCKSVYEILNINNLSNFYELNKGAGIRPSDESSTQFDYLDTPEIFEKVTDFSEGNTSLVTFKIPVIHCSSCIWLLESLHTLNPYIKYSQVNFTRKTLQISFNHNDLKLSELANFLTNLGYKPVISLETAEKNVDHLDKSLLVKFAIAGFAFGNGMFLAFPEYVGGEDYWMEHYKGLFRVLMFLLACPVVFYSASDYYKSAWYGLKNKIVNIDVPIVLGIFVLFGRSVYEVATDYGPGYFDTLCGLLFFMLMGKLFQKRTYSALSYDRDYKSFYPIAVTKVDFEGKQENILLSEVKVGDRILVRNQEIIPVDAILINGEGNIDNSFITGESESISKQPGDKIFAGGKQVGSSLELEVIKDVDQSYLTQLWNKEAFKKHETGLDTLTNNISKYFTFIILGIALISGIYWAFIDLEKMFQVISAILIIACPCALALSAPFTFGHIMRILGRNKFYVKDTLTIEKIAKLDTIVFDKTGTITHRKKSNIKYQGSEINEFDQLNIKTLLKNSNHPLSKSLYEYIEFNDNYFPVEDFQEISGKGYVANVRGNVYKIGSARYNNQEPKNLETAVYISKNGEFLGKFIFKNEYRPKLRDLFNKLTNYKIFILSGDNSSEENQLKELIPNYKGMAFNQSPEDKLNYIKKLQDQHMKVAMLGDGLNDAGALKQSNVGIAIADDTNSFTPSSDVIMNGDKVVTLDNYLNVCKGSITIVKMTFIISFLYNIVGLSYAVTGHMHPLFAAIIMPVSSITVVTFTTVSTWILGRKYFKKRA; from the coding sequence GTGAGCGAGAACTGTTTTCATTGTGGCCAAGGGATAGAAAAAGAGAGAATTTTGTTTGATGAAAAGACTTTCTGCTGCAATGGCTGTAAGTCTGTTTATGAAATTCTGAATATAAATAATTTAAGTAATTTCTATGAGCTTAATAAAGGGGCAGGAATTCGTCCAAGTGATGAAAGTTCTACCCAGTTCGATTATTTAGATACTCCGGAAATTTTTGAAAAAGTCACCGACTTTTCTGAGGGAAATACCAGCCTTGTTACCTTTAAGATCCCTGTAATTCACTGTTCTTCATGTATCTGGCTATTAGAAAGTCTTCATACCCTTAATCCTTATATCAAGTACTCTCAGGTTAATTTTACAAGAAAGACTTTACAGATCTCATTCAACCACAACGACCTGAAATTAAGTGAACTAGCTAATTTTTTAACGAATTTAGGATACAAACCTGTTATCAGCCTTGAAACCGCTGAAAAAAATGTAGATCATCTTGATAAATCTCTTCTTGTAAAATTTGCGATTGCAGGTTTTGCTTTCGGAAACGGAATGTTTTTAGCATTCCCGGAATATGTAGGAGGTGAAGATTATTGGATGGAGCATTATAAAGGTCTTTTCAGGGTTCTGATGTTCTTATTAGCATGTCCGGTTGTTTTTTATTCTGCTTCCGACTATTATAAATCTGCCTGGTATGGATTAAAAAATAAAATCGTCAATATTGATGTTCCTATTGTATTAGGAATATTTGTTCTATTCGGAAGAAGTGTTTACGAAGTAGCAACAGATTACGGTCCGGGATATTTTGATACGCTTTGCGGGCTTCTGTTCTTCATGTTAATGGGTAAACTATTCCAGAAAAGAACATACAGTGCTCTTTCTTATGACAGAGATTACAAATCGTTCTACCCTATTGCTGTAACGAAGGTTGACTTCGAAGGAAAACAGGAAAACATCCTTCTTTCCGAGGTAAAAGTTGGTGACAGAATTTTAGTTAGAAATCAGGAAATCATTCCGGTAGACGCAATCCTTATCAATGGAGAAGGAAACATCGACAATAGCTTTATTACCGGAGAAAGTGAAAGCATCAGCAAACAACCCGGAGACAAAATTTTTGCCGGAGGAAAGCAGGTAGGATCATCTTTAGAGCTTGAAGTTATTAAAGATGTAGACCAAAGTTACCTTACTCAACTTTGGAATAAAGAAGCCTTCAAAAAACACGAAACAGGTCTTGATACCCTGACCAACAACATCAGTAAATATTTTACATTCATTATTTTAGGCATTGCGCTTATTTCAGGAATTTACTGGGCATTCATCGATTTAGAAAAAATGTTCCAAGTAATTTCAGCGATTCTGATTATCGCTTGCCCTTGCGCTCTTGCATTGTCCGCACCTTTCACTTTCGGACACATTATGAGGATTTTAGGTCGAAATAAGTTTTACGTAAAAGATACTCTAACGATTGAAAAAATTGCAAAATTAGACACGATTGTTTTTGATAAAACCGGAACTATTACCCACAGAAAAAAATCAAATATCAAGTATCAGGGTTCCGAGATCAATGAATTCGATCAACTGAATATCAAAACCTTATTAAAAAATTCCAATCATCCCCTGTCTAAGTCTCTTTATGAGTATATAGAGTTTAATGACAATTATTTCCCGGTGGAAGACTTTCAGGAAATTTCAGGGAAAGGATATGTAGCCAACGTAAGAGGAAACGTTTACAAAATTGGTTCTGCCCGTTATAACAATCAGGAGCCTAAAAATCTTGAAACCGCTGTTTACATCAGCAAAAATGGCGAATTTTTAGGAAAATTCATCTTTAAGAATGAGTACAGGCCTAAACTTAGAGACTTATTTAATAAACTCACCAACTACAAAATATTTATTTTGAGTGGAGATAATTCCTCAGAAGAAAACCAGCTTAAAGAACTTATTCCAAACTATAAAGGAATGGCCTTCAACCAAAGCCCGGAAGACAAGCTGAACTACATCAAAAAACTTCAGGATCAGCACATGAAAGTGGCTATGCTTGGGGACGGACTGAATGATGCAGGAGCGTTAAAACAGAGTAATGTAGGAATTGCTATTGCAGATGACACCAACAGTTTTACTCCATCTTCTGACGTTATCATGAACGGGGATAAAGTAGTTACTTTAGACAACTATCTGAACGTCTGCAAAGGCTCTATCACCATTGTGAAAATGACATTTATAATCAGTTTTCTTTATAATATCGTCGGGTTAAGTTACGCAGTTACAGGACACATGCATCCGCTTTTCGCGGCTATCATCATGCCAGTAAGCTCCATCACAGTAGTTACATTTACTACAGTTTCAACTTGGATACTGGGTCGAAAATACTTCAAAAAACGGGCTTAA
- the ccoS gene encoding cbb3-type cytochrome oxidase assembly protein CcoS, protein MDILYLMIVCSVSLAAIFLVVFIVYAKKGQFEDDESPAVRILFDDEVKEKNETGNKDKDEKEK, encoded by the coding sequence ATGGATATTCTATATTTAATGATCGTCTGCAGTGTTTCTTTAGCTGCGATCTTCCTGGTCGTATTTATAGTGTATGCCAAAAAAGGGCAGTTTGAAGATGATGAATCTCCGGCTGTTAGAATTCTTTTCGATGATGAAGTCAAAGAAAAAAATGAAACTGGCAACAAGGATAAAGACGAAAAAGAAAAATAA
- a CDS encoding cbb3-type cytochrome oxidase subunit 3, giving the protein MIPQNFKDILSNTENAGFYQTLALIFFMLFFVALVIYVFSKPKKYYKEEEEAPLGEDEDDDFNLKN; this is encoded by the coding sequence ATGATTCCTCAGAACTTTAAAGATATATTATCCAATACAGAAAATGCTGGCTTCTACCAGACCCTGGCTCTGATTTTCTTTATGCTGTTCTTCGTAGCTCTGGTAATCTATGTTTTTAGCAAGCCTAAGAAATATTACAAAGAGGAAGAAGAGGCTCCCCTTGGAGAGGATGAAGACGACGATTTTAATTTAAAAAATTAA
- a CDS encoding cbb3-type cytochrome c oxidase N-terminal domain-containing protein produces the protein MKQRTPVVVNILIIIGLLIVFYYLFVQSYAFLASPYFWGTVVIGSILAFIHSAIGDLIENNKFKKLSPEEKAAYLAEKKIPFFKRMYAAAFKKQSDTEEKDILIDHGFDGIMELDNQLPKWWVGLFYFGTAFCIVYIAAYSFTDFAHPLSEYEKEYKEQLASIAAYEASQPPVTIETAKYSADNIAEGKELFKTNCASCHKEDGSGGIGPNLTDNHWINQPEKTLFKNVFHMDWNGSPTNPAMRAFGKNGEVSGAEIEKIAAYVYHINQELPPVTPAQGGAAPQGTEAHWEKE, from the coding sequence ATGAAACAAAGAACACCTGTTGTTGTAAACATCTTGATAATAATCGGACTTTTAATAGTTTTTTATTATTTGTTTGTGCAGAGCTACGCGTTCCTAGCTTCGCCTTACTTCTGGGGAACTGTTGTTATTGGTAGTATCCTTGCCTTTATCCACAGTGCTATTGGAGACTTGATTGAAAACAACAAATTCAAAAAATTATCTCCGGAAGAGAAAGCGGCTTATTTAGCTGAAAAGAAAATTCCTTTCTTCAAAAGAATGTATGCAGCTGCCTTTAAAAAGCAATCTGATACAGAAGAAAAAGATATCCTTATTGACCATGGATTCGATGGAATTATGGAGTTGGATAACCAATTACCAAAATGGTGGGTAGGTTTATTCTACTTTGGGACTGCTTTTTGTATTGTATATATTGCAGCCTATTCATTTACAGATTTCGCTCACCCGTTAAGCGAGTATGAAAAAGAATATAAAGAGCAATTGGCAAGCATTGCAGCTTATGAAGCAAGCCAGCCGCCTGTAACAATTGAAACTGCTAAATATTCAGCAGATAACATTGCAGAAGGTAAAGAATTATTCAAAACAAACTGTGCATCTTGTCACAAAGAAGATGGTAGCGGAGGTATCGGTCCGAACTTAACGGATAACCACTGGATCAACCAACCTGAGAAGACGTTATTCAAAAACGTATTCCATATGGACTGGAATGGTTCTCCTACTAACCCTGCGATGAGAGCATTCGGTAAAAACGGAGAAGTTTCTGGAGCTGAAATTGAAAAGATTGCAGCCTATGTATATCACATCAACCAGGAATTACCACCAGTAACTCCGGCTCAAGGAGGAGCTGCTCCTCAAGGAACTGAAGCACACTGGGAAAAAGAATAA
- the ccoG gene encoding cytochrome c oxidase accessory protein CcoG, producing MSDIEEIEVRGGQGQVLDPETYRDSIGTMEQSGKRRWVFPRKPKGKYTNYRNIVSYLLLIIYFSLPFIKINGNPLLLFNVIDREFFIFGQPFYPQDFFILTLGAIASLIFIIVFTIAFGRIFCGWICPQTIFMESIFRKIEYLIEGDRNKQMKLDRQEWNSEKIWKRTLKWSVYIVISLIITHFMFMYIVGYEEVFKIVSEGPFAHPTNFIVMILLTAAFYFVFAWFREQVCTLVCPYGRLQGVLIDKDTINVFYDFKRGEGRSKWRKGEDRKAAGKGDCIDCHQCVVVCPTGIDIRDGQQLECINCTACIDACDEVMEKVGLPKGLIRYASENEIEKEIPFKFTGRMKGFSIFLFLLVGFLGYLLYSRGEMEAKFIKPAGSTFFVKEGKIINTYNYTFLNKTNEKKMVTIKVIAPAHGEITYSASSKIPVDRDKISKGTINISFPEDEMKLSKQNITIGVYDMKGKLIDSYQTYFEGPFKLQF from the coding sequence ATGTCAGACATAGAAGAAATAGAAGTACGAGGCGGACAGGGACAGGTTCTGGACCCTGAAACTTACAGAGATTCTATCGGGACAATGGAGCAATCCGGTAAAAGAAGATGGGTATTTCCGAGAAAACCAAAAGGAAAATACACCAACTATAGAAACATTGTAAGCTATCTATTATTAATTATTTATTTTTCATTACCATTTATCAAAATCAATGGTAATCCATTGTTGTTATTCAATGTGATAGACAGAGAGTTTTTCATTTTTGGACAGCCTTTCTATCCACAGGACTTTTTTATCCTTACTTTAGGTGCCATCGCATCATTAATCTTTATTATCGTTTTTACGATTGCATTCGGAAGAATTTTCTGCGGGTGGATTTGCCCTCAGACAATTTTTATGGAATCCATCTTCCGTAAAATCGAATATCTGATTGAAGGTGACCGAAACAAGCAAATGAAGCTGGACAGACAAGAGTGGAACAGTGAAAAGATTTGGAAAAGGACTTTAAAATGGTCTGTTTACATTGTTATTTCATTAATCATTACTCACTTTATGTTCATGTATATTGTGGGCTATGAAGAAGTATTCAAGATTGTGTCTGAAGGGCCGTTTGCGCATCCTACCAATTTTATCGTAATGATTCTCCTTACCGCCGCATTTTACTTTGTATTTGCATGGTTCAGAGAACAAGTATGTACATTGGTTTGTCCATACGGTAGACTTCAGGGTGTATTAATTGATAAAGATACCATCAATGTCTTCTATGACTTCAAAAGAGGAGAAGGAAGATCAAAATGGAGAAAGGGAGAAGATCGAAAAGCTGCAGGTAAAGGAGATTGTATTGATTGTCATCAGTGTGTAGTGGTATGTCCTACCGGAATTGATATTAGAGACGGACAACAGCTGGAATGTATCAACTGTACAGCGTGTATTGATGCCTGCGATGAAGTCATGGAAAAAGTAGGCCTTCCGAAAGGTCTCATCAGATATGCTTCTGAAAATGAAATTGAGAAAGAAATTCCATTCAAGTTTACCGGAAGAATGAAAGGATTCAGTATCTTCTTATTCCTTTTGGTAGGATTCTTAGGATATCTTCTTTACAGCCGTGGAGAAATGGAAGCTAAATTCATTAAACCGGCAGGAAGTACATTCTTCGTGAAAGAAGGAAAAATCATCAATACCTATAATTATACCTTCCTGAATAAAACCAATGAGAAGAAAATGGTTACCATCAAGGTCATTGCACCTGCTCATGGGGAGATTACTTATAGTGCTTCAAGCAAAATTCCGGTAGACAGAGATAAAATTTCCAAAGGAACAATTAATATCAGTTTCCCTGAGGATGAAATGAAACTTTCTAAACAGAACATCACAATCGGAGTTTATGACATGAAAGGTAAGCTTATCGATTCTTATCAAACTTATTTTGAAGGACCATTCAAATTACAATTTTAA
- a CDS encoding FixH family protein: MKNFSWGHGVVIALAAFIIFILSMMFLFPNGQKNSEMVTDNYYEEELQYQDVIDSKKRADELQEKPVFSQDTNGIKITFPKDYTHSNTTVKFVLNRTDDQNLDIKKSVELDANHTFIIPAQVLKMGNYTLRLSWTKDKTDYRMDYDVIWK, translated from the coding sequence ATGAAGAACTTTAGTTGGGGACACGGTGTTGTAATTGCATTAGCAGCATTTATTATTTTTATATTATCCATGATGTTTCTTTTCCCGAACGGGCAAAAAAACTCTGAAATGGTAACAGATAATTATTACGAAGAGGAATTGCAATACCAGGATGTAATTGACTCTAAGAAAAGAGCTGACGAACTGCAGGAAAAACCTGTATTCAGCCAAGACACCAATGGAATTAAAATCACTTTTCCAAAGGATTATACTCATTCAAACACAACGGTAAAATTTGTTTTAAACAGAACCGACGACCAGAATTTAGATATCAAAAAATCTGTAGAACTTGATGCCAACCACACGTTCATTATCCCTGCACAGGTATTGAAAATGGGGAATTATACCTTAAGACTGAGCTGGACAAAAGATAAAACAGACTATAGAATGGATTATGATGTGATATGGAAATAG
- a CDS encoding sulfite exporter TauE/SafE family protein produces MEIGLIVSAIALGFASGFHCIGMCGPIALSMGLTKKQAANFYLQNLTYQFGRIFTYSLLGALLGIIGQGFEMAGFQKYLTITAGVLLIIMAVFSFGGKDFASKIPFLSKFLYSVKSNLGRLLQKADYRSRFTTGILNGFLPCGMVYMALTASLAGGGIWQGALYMALFGLGTLPFMFAIVLAGNLMNQAFRTKVLKAVPIIMIILGGLFILRGLELGIPYVSPKAESMTISKDPNGAVNCH; encoded by the coding sequence ATGGAAATAGGACTTATTGTATCGGCTATTGCCTTAGGCTTTGCTTCCGGTTTTCACTGTATCGGAATGTGTGGGCCTATTGCTTTATCGATGGGATTAACCAAGAAACAGGCAGCTAATTTTTATCTTCAAAATCTTACCTATCAGTTCGGAAGAATTTTTACCTATTCATTATTAGGTGCACTTCTTGGAATTATAGGGCAAGGATTTGAGATGGCTGGTTTTCAGAAATACCTGACCATCACTGCCGGCGTTCTGCTTATTATTATGGCTGTATTCTCATTTGGCGGAAAAGACTTTGCTTCAAAGATTCCTTTCCTGTCCAAATTTTTATACTCTGTTAAATCTAATTTAGGGCGCTTGCTCCAAAAGGCAGATTACCGTTCAAGATTTACAACCGGAATTCTTAATGGATTCTTACCATGCGGAATGGTTTATATGGCCCTTACAGCAAGTCTAGCTGGCGGAGGAATATGGCAGGGAGCCTTATATATGGCTTTATTTGGTTTGGGAACCCTTCCGTTCATGTTCGCCATCGTTCTGGCCGGAAATCTTATGAATCAGGCTTTCAGAACAAAGGTTTTAAAGGCAGTTCCTATCATTATGATTATTTTAGGCGGACTTTTCATTCTCAGAGGTTTAGAGCTTGGAATTCCTTATGTTTCTCCAAAAGCCGAATCCATGACGATTTCAAAAGATCCTAACGGAGCTGTTAACTGCCATTAA